The following proteins come from a genomic window of Nicotiana tomentosiformis chromosome 12, ASM39032v3, whole genome shotgun sequence:
- the LOC104120614 gene encoding AT-hook motif nuclear-localized protein 17-like: MFAKLHHAQNFHHQPPPQPISTVAAPPSSSANDGATIEVVRRPRGRPPGSKNKPKYATFIIKTRDDHVEKPSMSPYILEIPTGVDIIDSIFRFCEKQNMGLCVLNGSGTVTNITLKQPSNTAASTVTFHGAFNILSISATIVPQNLSVPNGFSISLAGPQGQVVGGAVIGPLLSAGTVYLIAATFNNPCYHKFPVEDEDGGQSPPAAASGGGDSGHPPDQSFYSSNQLPSDVIWAPTARQPPPPY; the protein is encoded by the coding sequence ATGTTTGCTAAGCTTCATCATGCCCAAAATTTCCACCACCAACCGCCACCTCAGCCAATATCCACCGTAGCAGCACCACCTTCCTCCTCCGCGAACGACGGTGCCACGATCGAAGTTGTCCGCCGTCCACGTGGCCGTCCTCCTGGTTCCAAGAATAAACCTAAATATGCAACTTTCATCATAAAAACACGTGACGATCATGTGGAAAAACCCTCCATGAGCCCTTATATTCTTGAAATTCCAACTGGGGTTGATATAATCGATTCTATTTTTCGTTTCTGCGAAAAACAAAACATGGGTCTTTGTGTTCTCAACGGTTCCGGTACTGTTACAAATATAACTCTTAAGCAGCCTTCAAATACTGCTGCTTCTACTGTTACGTTCCATGGCGCGTTTAATATTCTATCCATTTCAGCTACAATTGTTCCACAAAATTTAAGTGTTCCTAATGGGTTCAGTATTTCGTTAGCGGGACCACAAGGTCAAGTGGTGGGTGGGGCTGTTATTGGCCCACTTTTATCGGCAGGGACTGTATATTTGATTGCTGCTACGTTTAATAATCCTTGTTATCATAAGTTCCCGGTGGAGGATGAGGACGGCGGTCAGTCGCCACCGGCGGCGGCGTCTGGCGGAGGAGATAGTGGACATCCACCAGATCAGTCTTTTTACAGTTCTAATCAATTGCCATCGGATGTGATATGGGCACCTACTGCTAGACAACCACCACCACCTTACTGA